One window of Akkermansia biwaensis genomic DNA carries:
- a CDS encoding APC family permease gives MQGAAPKVYLSLWNVIALGIGSMVGAGIFALMGQATLMAGKNVYWSFLIGGVAALLSGYTYARLGSRYPGSGGIMDYFNKGFSHKTLAGALTLIYLGTLVITVALVAKSFGAYASRLFLPDESVTVFTTGLFSSIAILLLGALNMGGVKAVGKSEVVLVAFKLLILTILMLASFGSSVPVGADVIPVKGLDGLLGSVGLTFFAFAGYGMMANTAGNLQNPARTLPRAIFLAIGVVMVLYLVLSYVVLTNVSASSLDKHAETAVAQAAFPVLGVWGFVAVSVAALIATASAINATMFSMLDISRGLARNGQLNAMFKQPFWGRGTQGFFYLLLGILVLTNAFNLVAIANLAGACFLISYLAVFVAHWRLRKETHGNALLIIAGFVLMLSILAAFFYQMFFSQPYLIPLIVLFVAGCFILEIVIRKKIGPKGA, from the coding sequence ATGCAAGGAGCGGCTCCCAAAGTTTATTTGTCCCTGTGGAACGTCATTGCATTGGGGATAGGCTCCATGGTGGGAGCGGGCATATTCGCCCTGATGGGTCAGGCGACCCTCATGGCGGGCAAAAACGTGTACTGGTCCTTCCTGATTGGCGGAGTGGCCGCCCTGCTTTCCGGATATACCTATGCACGCCTCGGGTCCCGTTATCCCGGTTCCGGCGGCATCATGGATTATTTCAACAAGGGATTCTCCCACAAAACGCTGGCTGGGGCCCTCACACTGATTTATCTAGGCACGCTGGTCATCACGGTGGCCCTAGTGGCCAAATCCTTCGGGGCGTACGCTTCCCGCCTGTTCCTGCCGGATGAATCCGTCACGGTGTTTACTACGGGTCTTTTTTCCAGTATTGCCATTCTGCTGCTTGGGGCGCTGAACATGGGAGGCGTCAAGGCCGTCGGCAAATCGGAAGTGGTGCTGGTAGCCTTCAAACTGCTGATTCTGACCATCCTGATGCTCGCCAGCTTCGGTTCTTCCGTGCCCGTTGGGGCGGACGTTATTCCCGTCAAGGGCCTGGACGGACTGCTGGGAAGCGTGGGCCTCACCTTCTTTGCTTTTGCCGGATACGGCATGATGGCCAACACGGCCGGCAATCTTCAAAATCCCGCCAGGACGCTTCCCCGCGCCATCTTTCTGGCGATCGGCGTTGTGATGGTTTTGTATCTGGTGCTGTCATACGTGGTGCTGACCAATGTCTCCGCGTCCTCCCTGGACAAGCATGCGGAAACCGCCGTGGCGCAGGCGGCCTTTCCTGTTTTGGGCGTGTGGGGATTCGTGGCCGTATCCGTGGCGGCCCTGATTGCGACGGCATCCGCAATCAACGCCACAATGTTCAGCATGCTAGACATTTCCCGGGGACTGGCCCGCAACGGGCAGTTGAACGCCATGTTCAAACAGCCTTTCTGGGGGAGGGGAACGCAGGGCTTCTTCTATCTGCTGCTGGGTATTCTGGTGCTGACCAACGCGTTTAATCTTGTCGCCATCGCCAACCTTGCGGGGGCCTGTTTCCTGATCAGTTATCTGGCCGTATTCGTAGCCCACTGGCGGCTACGGAAAGAGACGCACGGAAACGCCCTGCTGATCATTGCCGGATTTGTCCTGATGTTGAGCATTCTGGCGGCATTCTTCTACCAGATGTTTTTCAGCCAGCCTTACCTCATTCCGCTGATCGTGCTGTTTGTGGCCGGCTGCTTTATACTGGAAATCGTAATCCGGAAAAAGATTGGGCCCAAGGGCGCCTGA
- a CDS encoding AI-2E family transporter, producing MKILLMLASAIIITAGLQAGKQVLLPIVLSGFLAIVSYPITTFFKNKLRFPHWLAVLFTVIMDFGVLVGLGYLAQYLGQDLAKTINAKYYPLLFEKVHEFRAFLIERDWNNLADQMLQEIPDLLNSQRIVALSTGVMGQLASMLTFTTLILILMTFFLGEAPRFRANINKLGSNSDTGIRKFSKALEGVQKYLVIKTFISALTGLLAFLLCYYMGVDFPLLWGIVAFALNFIPTFGSIIAAIPPTLLALLLISPTAGIIVAGGYLLINTALGNCLEPMLLGRQFGIVTSMVLLSVIFWGWVWGPIGMLLAVPITMLVKLGLESSKDLAWIAQLVDNPPVSRFPLPPRHSGKTNENINKE from the coding sequence TTGAAAATCCTGCTTATGCTGGCAAGCGCCATCATTATCACGGCCGGCCTTCAGGCAGGCAAGCAGGTGCTGCTCCCCATCGTCCTGTCCGGGTTTCTGGCGATCGTCAGTTACCCGATCACCACATTTTTCAAAAACAAGCTCCGTTTTCCGCACTGGCTGGCAGTCCTGTTTACGGTCATCATGGACTTCGGCGTCCTGGTCGGCCTCGGTTATCTGGCCCAGTATCTGGGACAGGACCTGGCCAAGACCATCAATGCCAAATATTATCCCCTGCTGTTTGAAAAAGTCCACGAATTCCGCGCGTTCCTGATTGAAAGGGACTGGAACAATCTGGCAGACCAGATGCTACAGGAAATTCCCGACCTCCTCAACAGCCAGCGCATTGTGGCTCTTTCCACCGGGGTCATGGGGCAACTGGCCTCCATGCTCACCTTCACCACCTTAATCCTGATTCTGATGACCTTTTTCCTGGGGGAAGCCCCCAGATTCCGGGCAAACATCAACAAGCTGGGAAGCAACAGCGACACGGGTATCCGCAAATTCTCCAAAGCGCTTGAAGGTGTCCAGAAATACCTGGTCATCAAGACATTCATCAGCGCCCTCACCGGTCTGCTGGCTTTCCTGCTCTGCTATTACATGGGGGTGGACTTCCCCCTGCTCTGGGGCATCGTGGCTTTCGCGCTCAACTTCATTCCCACGTTCGGCTCCATCATCGCCGCCATTCCCCCCACGCTGCTGGCCCTGCTGCTCATCAGCCCCACGGCGGGCATCATCGTGGCGGGAGGATACCTGCTCATCAATACGGCCCTGGGCAACTGCCTGGAGCCCATGCTGCTGGGACGCCAGTTCGGGATCGTCACCAGCATGGTCCTTCTCTCCGTCATCTTCTGGGGCTGGGTATGGGGGCCTATCGGCATGCTTCTGGCCGTCCCCATCACCATGCTGGTGAAGCTGGGCCTGGAAAGCTCCAAGGATCTGGCGTGGATCGCCCAGCTCGTTGACAATCCTCCCGTATCCAGATTCCCGCTCCCTCCTCGTCATTCCGGGAAAACAAACGAAAACATCAACAAGGAATAA
- the lysA gene encoding diaminopimelate decarboxylase, with the protein MHSFAYKNGLLYCENVNLQELADKEGTPLYVYSKHTILSHFHRLRESLEPLNAEVAYAVKACSNIAILNLMARNGAGFDIVSGGELFRVIKAGGDPAKCTYAGVGKTEKEIRYALEQGIYCFNVESEAEMRAINDIAASMNLTAPVAVRVNPNVEAGTHKYITTGKSENKFGVDFEQIESLYEMAARALPHVHLKGLQMHIGSQLTQAKPFMEAVRKVAPLAARLKEKHGIEFFSIGGGIGIVYQNSLESGVQEWWNEDCAQLTLSTYAQAVVPVLQPLGLHIIVEPGRLIVGNAGALITRCLYEKSGKAKTFKIVDAGMNDLIRPALYQGYHEIIPVREHLSESCITADVVGPICESGDFLAQDRKMTDVRQGELLAVLSAGAYGFSMSSNYNSRPMAEEVLVDGGQWSVIRRRQTWEDLIAGETIPE; encoded by the coding sequence ATGCACTCATTCGCTTACAAAAACGGCTTGCTGTACTGTGAAAACGTCAACCTCCAAGAACTGGCGGACAAGGAGGGGACTCCCCTGTACGTTTACAGCAAACATACCATTCTGAGCCACTTCCACCGCCTGAGGGAATCCCTGGAACCGCTGAATGCGGAAGTAGCGTACGCGGTGAAGGCGTGCTCCAACATTGCCATCCTGAACCTCATGGCCCGCAATGGAGCGGGATTTGACATCGTGTCCGGAGGGGAACTCTTCCGCGTTATCAAGGCCGGAGGAGACCCGGCCAAATGCACGTACGCCGGCGTAGGAAAGACGGAAAAGGAAATCCGCTATGCCCTGGAGCAGGGCATTTACTGCTTCAACGTGGAATCCGAGGCGGAAATGCGAGCGATCAACGATATTGCCGCCTCCATGAACCTCACGGCCCCGGTAGCCGTCCGCGTCAACCCCAACGTGGAGGCGGGCACGCACAAGTATATCACCACCGGCAAGTCGGAGAACAAATTCGGGGTGGATTTCGAACAGATCGAATCCCTGTATGAAATGGCCGCCCGCGCATTGCCGCACGTCCATCTGAAGGGGCTGCAAATGCACATCGGCTCCCAGCTCACCCAGGCAAAGCCCTTCATGGAGGCCGTCAGGAAAGTGGCGCCCCTGGCCGCACGGCTGAAGGAAAAGCACGGCATTGAATTCTTCTCCATCGGCGGCGGTATAGGCATTGTTTACCAGAACTCCCTGGAATCAGGCGTTCAGGAATGGTGGAACGAGGATTGCGCCCAGCTTACGCTGAGCACATACGCCCAGGCCGTCGTTCCCGTCCTTCAGCCTCTGGGACTGCATATCATTGTGGAGCCGGGACGTCTGATCGTCGGCAACGCCGGAGCCCTCATCACGCGCTGCCTGTATGAAAAATCAGGCAAGGCAAAGACTTTCAAGATAGTGGACGCGGGAATGAACGACCTCATCCGCCCGGCCCTCTATCAGGGATACCATGAAATCATTCCGGTCAGGGAACATCTCTCGGAATCCTGCATCACCGCGGATGTCGTGGGGCCCATCTGCGAATCCGGGGACTTCCTGGCCCAGGACAGGAAAATGACGGACGTACGGCAGGGAGAATTGCTGGCCGTTCTTTCCGCCGGAGCCTATGGCTTTTCCATGTCTTCCAACTACAACTCCCGTCCGATGGCGGAAGAAGTGCTGGTGGACGGGGGCCAATGGAGCGTCATCCGCCGCCGCCAGACCTGGGAAGACCTCATTGCCGGGGAAACCATTCCGGAATAA
- a CDS encoding HAD family hydrolase, with amino-acid sequence MIKTAIFDFDGTLADTIPLCLEAFRRAVNDLDGRVLTDREIERNFGPDDLGVIRKLFPGKPEWHEHGRELFIHYYQELHAEMAPAPFPGTVELLHSLRNSGIRLAMVTGKRRESADISLKFFHLDGFFPVLETGSPEGGVKTDRINRALKRLGASAREAVYIGDSPSDVDACRAVPVRIIAAGWAPGADVKGLEERRPDWLLTRFEDLEPFFRKHAADANHQNAAL; translated from the coding sequence ATGATCAAGACTGCCATTTTCGATTTTGACGGCACCCTTGCAGACACGATCCCCTTGTGCCTGGAAGCTTTCCGCCGGGCGGTAAATGATCTGGACGGAAGAGTCCTGACAGATAGGGAAATAGAACGGAATTTCGGTCCGGACGATTTAGGCGTCATCCGGAAGCTGTTTCCCGGCAAACCGGAATGGCACGAACACGGGCGCGAATTGTTTATCCATTATTATCAGGAATTGCATGCGGAAATGGCTCCCGCTCCGTTTCCCGGCACGGTCGAATTGCTCCACAGTCTCCGCAACAGCGGCATTCGTCTGGCGATGGTTACGGGCAAACGCAGGGAAAGTGCGGATATTTCCCTCAAGTTTTTTCATCTGGACGGTTTTTTCCCCGTGCTGGAAACGGGTTCTCCGGAAGGCGGCGTAAAAACGGACCGCATCAACCGGGCTCTGAAACGCCTGGGAGCTTCCGCACGGGAAGCGGTTTACATTGGAGACTCCCCGTCGGACGTGGACGCATGCCGTGCCGTACCCGTCCGCATCATTGCCGCGGGATGGGCTCCCGGAGCCGACGTCAAGGGACTGGAAGAACGCCGCCCCGACTGGCTGCTGACGCGGTTTGAAGACCTGGAACCCTTTTTCCGAAAGCACGCCGCGGATGCAAATCATCAAAATGCAGCCCTTTGA